Proteins from a single region of Lentimicrobium saccharophilum:
- a CDS encoding tetrathionate reductase family octaheme c-type cytochrome, which yields MKSYTKPITFFLAIVAPLLIVTLVLRKPEPDHELLNTLRAKYAVKRKPGVDHSKFEILQKNFTNPHEITAACLSCHTERGEELMNSAHFTWEREAFIPGRGVTYLGKKNLVNNFCTGVQSNEGSCMKCHAGYGWNDKSFDFSNPYNIDCVVCHDNTGTYEKASGAAGYPKMGPEGPDFKAIVASVGQPKSAGCGTCHFGGGGGNNVKHGDLELGLLTGGRDVDVHMAVDGLNMNCVDCHTAENHKIKGRYYAVSSSNTQRLNCEDCHTETPHQQNILNEHSIKVACQTCHIPVYAKVNATKMYWDWATATRKKDGKEYEVLDEDGNIVYTSIKGDFVWDKMVKPEYLWFNGTADHHLLTDKVDTSQNILKINTLFGEYRDRDSKIIPVKVHRGRQPYDAENLTIIQAKLWDKDKGKGALWLDLDWERSIEEGMAYIPLPYSGKHSFIKTEMFMPVNHMVSPAAEAVTCKECHTRENGRLAGLTDFYMPGRDRNRTLDLAGQLLLILSFLGIVVHSAIRALSSRKHNTIQSH from the coding sequence ATGAAAAGCTACACCAAACCGATTACATTTTTTCTGGCCATTGTGGCGCCACTACTGATCGTAACACTGGTGCTCAGGAAACCGGAGCCTGACCATGAACTGCTGAATACACTCAGGGCTAAATATGCGGTCAAACGGAAACCTGGTGTGGATCACAGCAAGTTTGAAATTCTGCAGAAAAATTTTACTAACCCGCATGAAATTACGGCAGCCTGCCTCTCCTGCCACACTGAGCGTGGTGAAGAGCTGATGAACAGCGCCCACTTCACCTGGGAACGCGAAGCCTTTATTCCCGGCAGGGGTGTAACATATCTTGGCAAGAAGAACCTGGTAAATAACTTCTGCACCGGCGTGCAGTCGAACGAAGGCAGTTGCATGAAGTGTCATGCCGGTTATGGATGGAATGACAAATCCTTTGATTTTTCAAATCCCTACAACATTGACTGTGTTGTTTGTCATGACAATACAGGAACCTATGAAAAAGCCAGCGGAGCAGCGGGATATCCCAAAATGGGGCCCGAAGGTCCGGACTTTAAAGCCATAGTCGCAAGCGTAGGTCAACCGAAAAGTGCGGGCTGCGGCACCTGTCACTTTGGTGGCGGCGGCGGCAACAATGTCAAACACGGTGATCTTGAGCTTGGCTTACTTACCGGAGGTCGTGATGTGGACGTACATATGGCTGTTGACGGACTAAACATGAATTGCGTGGACTGCCATACGGCCGAGAATCATAAAATAAAAGGAAGATATTATGCAGTATCCTCTTCGAACACCCAGCGCCTGAATTGCGAGGATTGCCATACGGAAACGCCTCATCAGCAAAATATCCTGAATGAACATTCAATCAAAGTAGCCTGCCAAACCTGCCACATTCCGGTTTATGCCAAAGTAAATGCCACCAAAATGTACTGGGATTGGGCCACGGCAACCAGAAAAAAAGATGGTAAAGAGTACGAAGTGCTGGATGAAGACGGCAACATCGTTTATACCTCTATAAAGGGAGACTTCGTTTGGGATAAGATGGTTAAACCGGAATACCTTTGGTTTAACGGAACAGCTGACCATCACCTGTTGACAGACAAGGTTGACACAAGTCAGAATATTTTGAAAATCAATACATTATTTGGAGAATACCGCGATCGCGACAGTAAAATCATCCCCGTAAAAGTTCACCGTGGAAGGCAGCCCTACGATGCGGAAAACCTGACAATTATTCAAGCTAAGCTCTGGGATAAGGATAAAGGCAAGGGAGCCCTTTGGCTGGATCTTGACTGGGAGCGTTCCATTGAAGAAGGCATGGCCTATATCCCCCTGCCATACAGTGGGAAACATTCGTTTATTAAAACCGAGATGTTCATGCCGGTAAACCACATGGTTAGCCCGGCTGCCGAAGCCGTTACCTGCAAGGAATGCCACACCAGAGAGAATGGACGTCTGGCCGGCCTCACCGATTTCTATATGCCTGGCCGCGACCGCAACCGCACCCTTGATCTTGCCGGTCAGCTGTTGTTAATACTTTCATTCCTGGGCATTGTGGTCCACTCAGCGATCAGGGCTCTTTCATCACGCAAACATAATACCATACAAAGCCATTAA
- a CDS encoding rhodanese-like domain-containing protein, with translation MNLKNKIMLISIFLTTLFLNTGCSRKEPDKTAEPAATVNESQVLYDYLKKKGDYINSEAAPAIMTAAELYTMLNRNIHLIDLREADQFNEGHIEGAVNVRPENVIDYFENRIDAPYFERVVFLCNRGQLSAYVNGIMRILGCSNTYSVRYGMSGWNTRFAKTGWDQATATFPGNLTMETLNQPAIKGGMPEIATGGMNGFQIARLRAKALLDTAQATFLINYSDIEKAPEKYDVVAYVPADWFGNNMHPAGALNFIPKASLSTEADLKFLSPGKPVAVYCFNGHHSAHAVAWLRMMGYEAYSVIYGANGFMYDLFGKNDKNTPRQWTDMQKNDFPFKSGNAGGGIKEEKKVVVKQTQGGCA, from the coding sequence ATGAATCTGAAAAATAAAATTATGCTGATCAGCATTTTTCTGACAACACTCTTTCTTAATACAGGGTGCTCCAGGAAAGAACCGGACAAGACCGCTGAACCTGCAGCAACCGTCAATGAATCGCAGGTACTCTATGATTATCTGAAAAAGAAAGGGGACTACATTAACAGTGAAGCAGCCCCGGCCATTATGACTGCCGCTGAACTTTATACGATGCTCAACCGGAACATCCACTTAATTGATCTCCGGGAGGCTGATCAGTTTAATGAGGGACATATTGAAGGGGCCGTGAATGTCAGGCCTGAAAACGTGATCGATTATTTTGAAAACCGTATTGATGCGCCTTATTTTGAACGTGTGGTTTTTTTATGCAACCGGGGGCAGTTATCTGCCTATGTTAACGGGATTATGCGAATTCTTGGCTGCAGCAACACCTATTCGGTGCGTTATGGCATGAGCGGATGGAACACCCGGTTCGCAAAAACAGGCTGGGACCAGGCAACCGCCACCTTTCCCGGCAACCTGACCATGGAAACCCTGAATCAACCAGCCATCAAAGGCGGAATGCCGGAGATCGCTACCGGAGGAATGAACGGATTTCAGATTGCGCGCTTGCGGGCTAAAGCGCTGCTCGATACTGCACAGGCTACATTCCTTATCAATTATTCCGATATTGAGAAAGCGCCTGAAAAATATGACGTTGTGGCCTATGTGCCTGCAGACTGGTTCGGAAACAACATGCATCCGGCCGGGGCATTGAACTTTATCCCCAAAGCCTCCCTCTCTACAGAGGCGGATCTGAAATTTTTATCTCCCGGCAAACCGGTAGCGGTTTATTGTTTCAACGGTCATCACAGCGCACATGCGGTGGCCTGGCTGCGCATGATGGGCTATGAAGCCTATTCGGTGATTTATGGCGCGAATGGTTTTATGTATGATCTGTTTGGCAAAAATGATAAAAACACGCCCCGACAGTGGACTGACATGCAAAAAAATGATTTTCCCTTTAAATCAGGCAATGCCGGTGGCGGAATAAAAGAAGAGAAAAAGGTTGTAGTAAAGCAGACGCAGGGCGGATGCGCTTAA
- a CDS encoding LytR/AlgR family response regulator transcription factor, which yields MKVVIIEDEELAARRLEGMIRNCDSSVEVIAKLESVEDSVTWFRNHPSPDLIFLDIHLEDDLSFAIFEKVKVDAPVIFTTAYDEYAIRAFKLRSIDYLLKPIVQEELARSLDKFREFSRPNSQPDIESLFRMFSGSSEENYKERFSITVGQKIKSYSISEISWFYSEAGITFMVVNDNHQYPVDFSLDELTTMLNPKEFFRINRQFLVKISSVKNIHIYPKGRLKLELVPSSDKEIFVSRDKVTKFKEWLG from the coding sequence ATGAAAGTTGTAATCATCGAAGACGAAGAACTGGCCGCCCGCAGGCTTGAAGGTATGATCAGGAATTGTGACAGTTCGGTTGAAGTAATAGCAAAACTCGAATCGGTGGAAGATTCAGTTACATGGTTTCGCAACCATCCTTCGCCCGATCTGATTTTTCTTGATATTCATCTTGAAGATGACCTGAGTTTTGCCATTTTTGAGAAGGTAAAAGTGGATGCGCCGGTCATCTTTACCACGGCCTATGATGAATACGCGATCAGGGCGTTTAAGCTCCGCAGTATAGACTATCTGCTTAAACCTATTGTTCAGGAGGAACTGGCAAGGAGCCTCGATAAATTCAGGGAATTCAGCCGCCCGAATTCCCAACCTGACATTGAGTCGCTGTTCAGGATGTTTTCAGGCAGCAGTGAGGAAAATTACAAGGAGCGTTTTTCGATTACCGTCGGACAGAAAATCAAAAGTTACAGCATTTCCGAAATATCATGGTTTTATTCTGAAGCCGGCATCACTTTTATGGTTGTGAACGATAACCACCAGTATCCCGTTGATTTCAGCCTTGATGAGCTTACTACCATGTTAAATCCAAAAGAATTTTTCAGGATCAACCGCCAGTTCCTGGTTAAAATAAGTTCGGTAAAGAACATACATATCTATCCCAAAGGCAGGCTGAAGCTCGAACTCGTGCCTTCATCCGACAAAGAGATTTTTGTCAGCCGCGATAAAGTCACCAAATTTAAAGAGTGGTTAGGTTAG
- a CDS encoding YeeE/YedE thiosulfate transporter family protein, translating to MEQKPKPYMNPYLAGFLLGMVLLASFFITGRGLGASGAAKSVVIESIGRVSPEYAQKHPFYASFFATGDGRPMKNWLVYLTLGVLGGAFFSGFMSGRAGLKIDKGPRISNRTRLIMAAAGGFLFGLGSQFGRGCTSGAALSGMATLSSAGFLTMIAIFGTGYVIAYFFRKLWIS from the coding sequence ATGGAACAAAAACCCAAACCTTATATGAATCCATACCTGGCTGGCTTTCTGCTGGGAATGGTATTGCTGGCATCATTCTTTATCACCGGCCGCGGGCTTGGTGCCAGCGGAGCAGCCAAAAGCGTGGTAATTGAAAGCATTGGACGCGTTTCGCCGGAATATGCCCAGAAGCATCCGTTTTATGCCTCATTTTTTGCGACCGGAGATGGCAGGCCAATGAAAAACTGGTTGGTTTACCTGACCCTGGGCGTGCTCGGAGGTGCTTTTTTCTCGGGATTTATGTCCGGACGTGCAGGTCTTAAGATTGATAAGGGACCAAGGATTTCGAACAGGACACGTCTTATTATGGCTGCGGCCGGAGGATTTCTCTTCGGATTAGGCAGCCAGTTCGGAAGAGGATGTACCAGCGGCGCAGCGCTCAGCGGTATGGCTACACTCTCTTCAGCCGGATTCCTGACGATGATCGCCATCTTCGGTACCGGATATGTCATTGCCTATTTTTTCAGAAAACTTTGGATCAGCTAA
- a CDS encoding GNAT family N-acetyltransferase, producing the protein MLTEENRQLLLKEPEQNVSILCLAEEYPLLEVMEQTGMLMCRFQSDEEWCHFSHNADAGFIKNFFGKHGQRQFIVVSDSHLFDWINKTYRVAWSISCYRLFLNLSVFPEPAADIDQLRPDDLRYVYDNSKYQQFLNMDYLTKRLELGGGYCIRYQQSPVAWIMTHDDGSVGMLHVLDAYRGRGFARRLVSAMSRKVHQKGRPVFAHIEPTNIASLGLFGSLGFIVRNRLTWARVSKP; encoded by the coding sequence ATGCTGACAGAGGAAAACAGGCAACTTCTCCTTAAAGAGCCCGAGCAGAATGTTTCAATCCTTTGCCTGGCTGAAGAATATCCTTTGCTCGAAGTAATGGAACAGACCGGCATGCTGATGTGTCGCTTTCAGTCAGATGAAGAATGGTGCCATTTCAGTCACAATGCAGATGCCGGATTTATCAAAAACTTCTTCGGTAAACATGGCCAAAGACAATTCATCGTAGTTTCGGACAGTCATCTTTTTGATTGGATCAATAAAACTTACAGGGTAGCCTGGTCCATCAGTTGCTACAGACTTTTCCTGAATCTGTCAGTGTTTCCGGAACCGGCTGCAGATATTGATCAGCTCCGGCCCGATGATCTGCGTTATGTTTATGACAATTCAAAGTACCAGCAATTTCTTAACATGGATTATCTGACAAAACGTCTGGAGCTGGGTGGCGGATACTGTATCAGGTATCAGCAATCACCGGTTGCATGGATAATGACCCATGATGACGGCTCCGTAGGTATGCTGCATGTGCTTGATGCATACAGGGGAAGAGGGTTTGCGCGCAGGCTGGTAAGTGCAATGTCGCGAAAAGTACATCAGAAAGGAAGGCCGGTTTTTGCTCATATCGAGCCAACCAATATCGCTTCGCTAGGGTTGTTCGGAAGTCTTGGTTTTATCGTCAGAAACCGGCTTACCTGGGCCAGGGTGTCAAAGCCATAA
- a CDS encoding cytochrome b/b6 domain-containing protein: MSTNNRVYVYKGFERFWHWNQALLIFVLAFTGFEIHSSYDFFGFETAVKIHNYAAWGFIILIVFAIFWHVTTGEWKQYIPTTKNLKAQAEFYLFGIFRNAPHPTKKTLISKLNPLQRLVYLGLKVLFIPIMVISGLLFMFYRYPQGDSIAIINIDNLEIIALIHTAGAFVLLAFVLVHLYLITTGHTITSNLKAMITGWEELDEEDQKDQDQPIGKPENEHDENPKI, encoded by the coding sequence ATGAGCACGAATAACAGAGTTTACGTTTACAAGGGTTTTGAGCGATTCTGGCACTGGAACCAGGCCTTGCTGATCTTTGTCCTGGCATTTACCGGATTCGAGATTCACAGCTCCTACGATTTTTTTGGCTTTGAAACAGCTGTTAAAATCCACAATTACGCAGCATGGGGATTTATCATCCTGATTGTATTCGCCATTTTCTGGCATGTCACAACCGGTGAATGGAAACAGTATATTCCGACTACGAAAAATCTGAAAGCACAGGCGGAATTCTACCTTTTCGGTATTTTCCGCAATGCCCCCCACCCTACCAAAAAGACGCTGATCAGTAAACTGAACCCATTACAGCGGCTGGTCTATCTCGGGCTTAAAGTCCTGTTCATTCCCATTATGGTAATTTCCGGGCTGCTTTTCATGTTCTATCGCTATCCTCAGGGCGACAGTATTGCCATTATCAATATCGACAACCTGGAAATTATCGCGCTGATTCACACTGCAGGCGCGTTTGTGCTGCTGGCTTTTGTGCTGGTGCATCTTTACCTGATTACCACAGGACACACCATCACCTCAAACCTGAAGGCCATGATTACCGGCTGGGAAGAACTGGATGAGGAAGATCAGAAAGATCAGGATCAACCGATCGGGAAGCCGGAAAACGAACATGATGAAAACCCTAAAATCTGA
- a CDS encoding S8 family peptidase, which yields MIRFSKSSILLLFLSIGMIPVYSQSRGVTTIDSLDVKYLNWYNRSPVVDKVQGAATDQAYLELLKDKSPRKKVVVAVIDGGVDIYHPELQGKIWTNKKEIAGNGLDDDNNGYVDDIHGWNFIGNSKGEHLLYENMEFVRIFKKLNPRFSGVKDENGLSAEEKRLFAVYLRSKTKYEEELRKYTQRKKDLDNFEEYVNHFEEVLRKYLRKQEITVEDVKSVKTKSEMVSSAKEALLDLYNKGFTRRDLADMQKRSNDFLNYYLNLDFNPRAQVEDDPEDPGDTHYGNNDVKGPRSFHGTFVAGVIAAARGNGAGTDGVADYVEIMTLRVVPDGDERDKDVALAIRYAVDNGADIINMSFGKYFSITRGILDDAVRYAGDHNVLMIHSAGNEADNLDLTEHYPSAILADGSRVPNWITVGATSNILNKEFCGIFSNYGAENVDLFAPGVNIISLAPENKYEMGDGTSFSGPVVSGVAALVWSYYPELTALQLKDILLESSTKYPKAKVYSPDIKSPKRKKVKFATLSRTGGVVNAYNALLAAGKALPVN from the coding sequence ATGATCAGATTTTCTAAATCCAGTATCCTGTTGCTGTTCCTGTCAATAGGCATGATTCCGGTTTATTCACAGTCGAGGGGCGTAACAACCATTGATTCGCTTGATGTTAAATATCTGAACTGGTACAATCGCAGCCCTGTGGTTGATAAAGTTCAGGGTGCAGCCACTGATCAGGCTTATCTTGAACTTCTGAAAGACAAATCCCCGCGAAAAAAAGTGGTTGTGGCCGTAATTGACGGAGGGGTAGATATCTATCACCCTGAGCTTCAGGGGAAAATATGGACGAATAAAAAGGAAATTGCAGGGAATGGTCTGGATGACGATAATAATGGTTATGTGGATGATATTCATGGATGGAATTTTATCGGCAACAGCAAAGGGGAGCATCTGCTTTATGAAAACATGGAATTTGTCAGGATTTTCAAGAAGCTTAATCCACGGTTCAGCGGGGTAAAGGATGAAAATGGACTGTCGGCCGAAGAAAAGCGGCTTTTCGCAGTGTATTTGAGAAGTAAAACGAAATACGAGGAGGAGCTCAGGAAGTATACGCAACGTAAGAAGGACCTTGATAATTTTGAAGAGTATGTTAACCATTTTGAGGAGGTGCTGAGGAAGTATCTGCGTAAGCAGGAGATTACTGTTGAAGACGTGAAATCGGTAAAAACAAAGTCTGAAATGGTAAGCTCGGCAAAGGAAGCCTTGCTGGATCTTTACAATAAAGGATTTACCAGGAGGGATCTTGCTGATATGCAAAAGCGCAGCAATGATTTTCTAAATTACTATCTGAACCTTGATTTTAATCCCAGGGCGCAGGTGGAAGATGATCCGGAAGATCCCGGCGATACTCATTATGGCAATAATGATGTTAAGGGGCCGCGTTCATTTCATGGCACTTTTGTGGCCGGAGTGATTGCTGCCGCAAGAGGCAACGGAGCGGGTACTGACGGGGTCGCTGATTATGTGGAAATTATGACGCTCAGGGTTGTACCCGACGGGGATGAAAGGGATAAAGATGTGGCATTGGCCATCCGGTATGCGGTTGACAATGGCGCCGATATCATCAATATGAGTTTTGGCAAGTATTTTTCCATTACGCGGGGCATCCTTGATGATGCGGTCCGTTATGCGGGAGATCATAATGTATTAATGATTCATTCGGCGGGCAATGAAGCCGATAATCTCGACCTGACCGAACATTATCCGTCGGCAATTCTTGCCGATGGTTCAAGAGTACCGAACTGGATCACGGTAGGAGCTACTTCCAATATCCTGAACAAAGAGTTTTGCGGTATATTTTCCAACTACGGAGCCGAAAATGTGGATTTGTTTGCTCCCGGAGTGAATATCATCTCGCTTGCCCCGGAGAATAAGTATGAAATGGGGGATGGCACCAGCTTTTCAGGCCCGGTTGTAAGCGGCGTTGCAGCCCTGGTATGGTCGTATTATCCTGAACTCACCGCCCTACAACTGAAAGATATATTGCTGGAAAGCAGTACGAAATATCCTAAAGCCAAAGTTTACAGTCCTGATATAAAGTCACCGAAAAGAAAGAAAGTAAAATTTGCCACCCTCTCCAGAACCGGAGGAGTAGTGAATGCTTATAACGCCTTGCTGGCTGCCGGGAAAGCACTGCCGGTGAACTAA
- a CDS encoding lysophospholipid acyltransferase family protein — MDFLNKFMGTLLYGLLKLTAYLPLKLLYLKADAISFIAEKIIRYRYPVIIQNLSRAFPEKNYHEIKEVAHQFYRHFFRVFAEVIRSQAMKPEEARKRYNLTNPELIRELHRNKLNILVLGGHWGNWEWLIMTPLFFSFSTYTLYKPLSSKTTEYLMARIRRHFGMKLLPMQQAGRFILSKKDFPALYFFIGDQSPSHKNPEYRFNFLNQPSFFFNGGARLAMATKSAVIYQSISRTKPGFYDVTFRLVSLPGDGQNEQDILRKYVTLLEADIHSKPAYWLWSHKRWKHRAE, encoded by the coding sequence ATGGATTTCCTGAATAAGTTTATGGGTACATTGTTGTATGGCCTGCTGAAACTTACTGCTTACCTTCCGCTGAAACTCCTGTACTTAAAAGCTGATGCGATCAGTTTTATTGCTGAAAAGATCATCCGTTACAGGTATCCTGTTATTATTCAAAATCTTTCCCGTGCTTTTCCCGAAAAAAACTACCATGAGATAAAAGAAGTTGCCCATCAGTTCTACAGGCATTTCTTCAGGGTTTTTGCAGAAGTAATCAGGAGTCAGGCAATGAAACCCGAGGAAGCCAGAAAAAGGTACAATCTGACAAACCCTGAACTTATCAGGGAACTGCACCGGAATAAACTGAATATTCTCGTGCTTGGCGGGCACTGGGGCAACTGGGAGTGGCTGATTATGACACCCCTGTTCTTCAGCTTCAGCACTTATACATTATATAAACCACTGAGCAGCAAGACTACAGAGTATCTTATGGCACGGATCCGCAGGCATTTTGGCATGAAGTTATTGCCAATGCAACAAGCCGGCAGATTCATTCTCAGCAAAAAAGATTTCCCGGCACTCTATTTCTTTATCGGGGATCAATCCCCTTCGCATAAGAATCCGGAATACCGCTTTAACTTTCTTAATCAGCCCAGCTTTTTCTTCAACGGGGGAGCCAGGCTTGCCATGGCCACAAAATCAGCAGTGATTTATCAGTCAATCAGCAGAACAAAACCAGGATTCTATGATGTTACATTCCGGCTTGTTTCTCTTCCCGGCGATGGACAGAATGAGCAGGATATCCTCCGGAAATATGTGACATTGCTTGAAGCAGACATTCATAGCAAACCGGCTTATTGGCTATGGTCGCACAAACGATGGAAACACCGGGCAGAATAA
- a CDS encoding YeeE/YedE thiosulfate transporter family protein has protein sequence MAPLIPQGFINPDLSLFFAFVIGLGFGYVLEQAGFSTSRKLAGVFYGYDFVVLRVFFTAAITAAIGLLLFTYMGWVDYDLLYINPTFLWSAIVGGVIMGFGFILGGFCPGTSMVAAIIGKIDAMLFILGMMGGIFFFGAFYNTFEPLYNGSALGSIFVFDSLGLSRDLFLFLLVVIAVAAFIITRKIEDKVNGIQSEKGLFHSSYAIPFAFISGLALLILILPDQPHSKWYETDPQSLLEETVSGDRYMQPEELAYKILHPDENDLVIVDVRPVEAFRQFRLPGSINIPLENIQSRENRRRLKNTGKEILLYSHGSTSADQAWMFLRRAGLENIRVLKGGLNNFFTGFFAEQEIPASGKYSEKEQFERRFVERAAKAFREGEASRKTPSAAQPVRTLINIQPPAAGKGGC, from the coding sequence ATGGCACCATTGATACCACAGGGATTTATTAATCCGGATCTGAGCTTGTTTTTCGCCTTCGTGATCGGACTTGGCTTTGGTTATGTACTTGAACAGGCGGGCTTTTCCACTTCACGAAAACTGGCCGGTGTTTTTTATGGTTACGATTTTGTCGTACTGAGGGTTTTCTTTACCGCTGCCATTACCGCAGCAATCGGACTCCTGCTGTTTACATACATGGGATGGGTAGACTATGACCTGCTTTATATAAATCCGACATTCCTCTGGTCGGCAATTGTCGGCGGGGTAATTATGGGGTTTGGATTTATCCTGGGAGGTTTCTGCCCCGGCACCAGCATGGTTGCAGCCATTATCGGTAAAATTGACGCCATGTTGTTTATCCTCGGCATGATGGGAGGGATATTCTTCTTCGGCGCTTTTTACAATACTTTTGAGCCGCTTTATAACGGTTCGGCACTGGGCAGTATCTTCGTGTTCGACTCCCTGGGCCTTTCCCGTGATTTATTCCTGTTTTTGCTCGTGGTCATAGCGGTGGCAGCATTTATCATCACACGAAAAATTGAAGACAAAGTAAATGGCATTCAATCAGAAAAAGGGCTGTTCCATTCTTCCTATGCAATTCCCTTTGCATTTATAAGTGGCCTGGCGCTGCTGATCTTAATTCTTCCCGACCAGCCCCACTCAAAATGGTATGAAACTGATCCGCAAAGCCTGCTGGAAGAAACGGTTTCCGGCGACCGCTATATGCAACCCGAAGAACTGGCATACAAAATCCTACACCCCGATGAAAACGACCTTGTTATCGTTGATGTAAGACCGGTTGAAGCTTTCAGGCAATTCAGACTGCCGGGGTCCATCAATATTCCGCTCGAAAATATTCAGAGCCGCGAGAACAGGCGGAGGCTCAAAAACACCGGCAAAGAAATCCTGCTATACAGCCATGGCTCAACGAGCGCCGACCAGGCTTGGATGTTTCTGCGAAGGGCAGGGCTGGAAAACATCCGCGTTCTGAAAGGCGGCCTCAATAATTTCTTTACCGGATTCTTTGCGGAGCAGGAAATTCCCGCCTCAGGCAAATACAGTGAAAAAGAACAATTTGAAAGACGCTTTGTCGAACGGGCTGCAAAAGCATTCAGAGAAGGGGAAGCTTCCCGCAAAACTCCCTCCGCCGCACAACCGGTAAGGACTCTGATAAACATTCAGCCACCCGCAGCGGGCAAAGGTGGCTGCTGA